CTATACTAAAGTTTCACATGGCCTCAAACCATCCTCCCCAAATCAGGTCTGCAAACTACAACACTCATTATATGACCTCAAGAAAGCTGGACGACAATGAATGTTaagctaaattattttttactttcacaTAACTACATATTTTATCCTTCTGatcattctctttttctgcAACATAATGTTGATAAAACTACGACGCTCCTCATCTATATTAATGATATTATCATAACCGGAAACAATGATGAGGAAAAACCCAACGCATCACTAACCTCCTCCATTCTACCTTCCGCATCAAAAAATTGGTGATATTACCTATTTCTTCGGTCTTGAGGTGACACACAACTCCAAAGGCATTATTCACTTTAGCCAATGCAAGTATATTCTGGATTTGCTTGCTGAAACTAACCAGCTTGACAGTTTTCCCATACCTATTCTTATGGTCCCTAAGAAATCTTTTATACCTACTACTCAACCTTTGAATGATGATGTCTCGCCCTCTTATCGTCATCTTATTGGCAAATTCATCTACCTTATCACAATTGATATAACCTTCACTGTTAACCATCTCAGTCAGTTTATTTCTACACATAATTCTACCCATCAACAAGTTGTAACTCGTGTTTTAAGATATCTCAAAAGTATCCCTAAttttggcattttttttttctcacaattaTGCTCTTCaacttaaaactttttataattctgATTCGGTCACTTATCCCGATACTCATCCTGTCACTGGATTCACCATCTACCTGGTAACTCTCTTATTTCATGGCATTCCAAGAAACAACAAACTGTTTCTCATAATTCTTTTGAAGCAAAATATGGCTCTCTCGCCTCGTGACTTCCAGCTTCCCTGTACCTCTCCTGCACTTAtttattgtgataatcaattaacaaTACAACTTGTCTCTAATAAAGTTTTCCATAAGCCAAAAAAAACACCTTGACGTTGACTCTCATCTCGTACATGAAAAAGTTGATGCGAGTTTGATAAAGTTACTTCTTCTTTCTATATCCTTGCAGACTTTGCATTTCAAGCTGAGACTCCATAATATTTACGCCCAGGGACTGATAAGAATTTTACACCACAACGACATATAGTTTTTCTGTTACGATCTTTTGCTTTATATATCATACAATCCTATGATTAACCCACAGTAACACTCACTATAAGTGTACATGGTGCCATTGATGTAATAATTCATGATAGAACCATaagatgttatatatatatataaataaaagtaatattatattttaacttattaaaatattttttaattctatcgtactttttacaatattttataaattttatttttaaatttcttcactttcacTTCCAAATCTTTTAAAAGAGACATCAGCTTCAAATTGATCTAAATTCATTTTCTCCCAATCTACCTTAAACATTTTTGTTGGTTGACTCTTACTTCAAATGCTTTTGTTTCATGTTTGATGAAGGagagttcttcttcttcttcttcttctgctttaATCAATCTAGagattagaaaaatattaactaataaatttttatcagGCTAAGTCTTATGATCTATCGTCTAGAGTTAAAAGActttgtagggttttgatgtttgaaaactTTCAAAGATTAGGATTGAACATGATTCGAATAATCTCGTATTTCATgattttgttatgttgaaaGTGCTTATATACAATACAAACTCTCTACAAGAAATGAGAAGTGTACGATGATGTAGCATTTTTGTTTCCTCCAAAGTTGTCATCAATGGCGGACTGGTCTGAACTCCCGAAGGACCTTCTAAACCTAATCTCCCAACGCCTTCAAAGCCCTCTCTACCTTCTACGTTTCCGATCCGTTTGTTCTTCTTGgcgttcttcttcttcttccccttttccctTCTCTCACTCCATCACTCTCAACTGCACCTTCTCCCTCTCCCATCGCTCCCTTCTCCTCCTCACGCCACCCTCCACCGCCCCCAACCGCCGTCCCTGGCTCGTCAAAATTTCCCACGACCCACGCGCCGGTACCGCGCGTCTCTTCTACGCTCTTTCCCGCTTCCAGCCAAAACGACCCCGTTTCGCGCTCGACCTCCTCCGCCTCCACGTTCTCGACCTTGGCCGCGAGTTCCGCCTCTCCAGCGCCTGCCCCTCCACGGAATCCCTCTTTGACGAGAAGCTCGTCCTCCTCTCCGCCGGAAATGACGGCTTTGCCCTCCTCACCATCCACATCTCCGGCAAGCTCGCGCTCTTCCGCCGCGGAGATTCGAGCTGGACCATCATCCCCGACATGCCGACCCCCTACGATGATGTCTGCGCCTTCCGTGGCACCTTCTACGCCGTCGACGGCAACGGCCGTACAGTTACCGTGGGGCTCGACTCCTCGCTCCGCGTTGTCACGGAGCGCGTCTTCGGCGGGGACAAGAAGTTTCTGGTGGAGTGCGACGGCGTGCTGATGCTGGTGGACCTGTACTTGTTCACGGACTACGAAAATTTGGACGAGGAGGATGTTGGTATCATTGGGTGGGAGAGGACGATGAGGTTTGATGTGTTTAGGCTCGATGAGGAGGTGGGGAGGTGGGTGGAGGTGGCGAGTTTGGGGGAGTGGGTTTTGTTCTTGGGAGATGATTGTGCGTTTTCGGCTTCTGCCAAGGATTTGGGGGTTGAGAGAGGGAACTACGTGGTGTTTAGAGATGATTGGTTGCGTGCTGTCAGGGTTGCTAACGGAGTGGGAGTTTTTGATTTGGATGATGGAAGGATTTCGCCCTTGTCTGAGTGTCCTGGCTTTTCTGAGCTATTCTGGCCGCCCCCGGTTTGGGTCAGGTCCCATTGATGCTTCGCGAGGTGTGTATGAATGCATGTATTTGTGTTTGCTGATTTGGTAGATGACTTTTATATGTTTTCATGCTGAATTGTGCTATTAATGTCTATTTCCATTGCTATGTGTGCATTGTGTGTGTATGCGCACGAGAATTTCAAGTGTTCTCATGGTGAATTGTTCTATGAATATCTATTTCCATTGttatgtgtgtgtgaatgtatgtatgtgtatatgAATACTGAGTTGGCAGAAGCTTTTCAAGTGTTTTCATGGTGAATTGTGCTGTGCTATGAATATCTATTTCGATTGGTGTGTATGAATATGTGTATGCTGATTTGGTAGAAAGGTTTTCATGGTGAATTGTGCTATAAATATCTATTTCCCTTGGTTAGTGCATGTTTGGTATTCTGTCGGTAAGATGATTCTTGGACCCCTTCAGATAGATGGGAAGACAAAAGATATAAGGAATTGATATGATTGAAGATCCGACGTTAGAAGAAGTGAGGTGTAGAGAGAAATGAGAGGTATTGATGGCGTTGTTTGTAATTTCTGAGTGTTGGGAGGTTCCAATGTATGTGCAGAATGTAAAACTGAAAAgcctctttcttttgttttcagttGGGTCTGATATTAAACTGAGTTT
This DNA window, taken from Vigna radiata var. radiata cultivar VC1973A chromosome 5, Vradiata_ver6, whole genome shotgun sequence, encodes the following:
- the LOC106759719 gene encoding F-box protein SKIP23; this encodes MADWSELPKDLLNLISQRLQSPLYLLRFRSVCSSWRSSSSSPFPFSHSITLNCTFSLSHRSLLLLTPPSTAPNRRPWLVKISHDPRAGTARLFYALSRFQPKRPRFALDLLRLHVLDLGREFRLSSACPSTESLFDEKLVLLSAGNDGFALLTIHISGKLALFRRGDSSWTIIPDMPTPYDDVCAFRGTFYAVDGNGRTVTVGLDSSLRVVTERVFGGDKKFLVECDGVLMLVDLYLFTDYENLDEEDVGIIGWERTMRFDVFRLDEEVGRWVEVASLGEWVLFLGDDCAFSASAKDLGVERGNYVVFRDDWLRAVRVANGVGVFDLDDGRISPLSECPGFSELFWPPPVWVRSH